One segment of Cutaneotrichosporon cavernicola HIS019 DNA, chromosome: 4 DNA contains the following:
- a CDS encoding uncharacterized protein (cytochrome P450) has product MSSTATLQLPLTIPVPAAILALVAVLVTLLLRVGRRDPRLPPGPPTTPVLGNLTTIPPRYAHLYFLKLSKQYGDVISLKLFNSNMVVLNSAKAIFELLDKRSSSFNDRAPMYINDEVIARGNHILLAPGKRNAVYRKAWNRILAPGVVGNHVPLQTAEGSAVLYNLLKGVNFYQEMRRYSCSLTLAIAFGKRAPTFDGVDSAGFSVKEFYRLEHAFNFFLEVGAAPPIDLLPALKYLPGPLAPWKAKAQSLREEMRHYYHDILFGELKRRLKKGQCTDAWLAKLVKNNPDGLSDECLAWNGGVMLEGGSDTTSGALLTFVLAACCFPDKAAKAREEIDRVVGHDRSPVLEDIASLPYCDALVKEMMRWRPVAPAGVPHLSTKDEVYRDMLIPAGTLVVGNTWAALHDPELYDDPEEFRPERFLANKYGLKEEMAGWRNTLPYGAGRRICLGTQVAENSLSINIPKLLWAFDFEPVGEMDVNKFEPGHLTAPVEFKCHFRPRNAHIEETIVSEYEEARELLSQFEFD; this is encoded by the exons ATGTCGTCCACAGCCACCCTCCAACTCCCGCTGACGATCCCCGTCCCGGCGGCgatcctcgccctcgtcgcggtcctggtcaccctcctcctccgcgttGGGAGACGCGacccccgcctcccccccggtccacccaccacccctgTTCTGGGCAACCTGACCACCATCCCGCCCCGCTACGCACACCTCTACTTCCTAAAGCTCTCAAAACAGTATGGCGACGTAATCTCCCTCAAGCTCTTCAACAGCAACATGGTCGTGCTCAACTCTGCAAAGGCAATCTTCGAGCTCCTGGATAAGAGGAGCAGCAGCTTCAACGACCGCGCACCAATGTACATCAACGATGAAGTGATCGCTCGAGGGAaccacatcctcctcgcaccAGGAAAACGTAATGCCGTATACCGCAAAGCTTGGAACCGTATCCTTGCACCTGGCGTTGTCGGAAATCACGTACCGCTCCAAACAGCCGAGGGGAGCGCTGTGCTCTACAACCTATTGAAGGGGGTCAACTTTTACCAGGAGATGAGGCGATACTCTTGCTCCCTCACTTTGGCAATTGCGTTTGGGAAACGCGCTCCAACCTTTGATGGGGTCGACAGTGCCGGTTTCTCCGTCAAGGAGTTTTACCGCCTGGAACACGCTTTCAACT TCTTCCTGGAAGtcggcgccgcgccgccaatcgacctcctcccagCACTCAAGTACCTTCCCGGACCCCTGGCTCCATGGAAAGCCAAAGCGCAATCCCTGCGCGAAGAGATGCGGCACTATTACCATGACATTCTGTttggcgagctcaagcgccGCCTCAAGAAGGGACAGTGTACCGACGCGTGGTTGGCTAAACTTGTCAAGAATAATCCGGACGGGTTGAGCGACGAATGCCTCGCTTGGAACGGAGGGGTTATGCTCGAGGGAGGCAGCGATACCACTTCGGGAGCGCTACTTACTTTTGTTCTTGCGGCGTGCTGCTTCCCCGATAAAGCGGCAAAGGCTAGGGAGGAGATTGATCGTGTTGTCGGGCATGATCGGAGTCCAGTGCTCGAGGATATTGCAAGTTTGCCTTACTGCGATGCGCTTGTTAAGGAGAT gatGCGCTGGCGCCCCGTCGCGCCTGCCGGCGTCCCCCACCTTAGTACCAAAGACGAAGTGTACCGCGACATGCTCATTCCCGCTGGTACACTAGTTGTCGGCAACACCTGGGCGGCGCTCCACGACCCCGAGCTGTACGACGACCCGGAAGAGTTCCGTCCCGAACGCTTCCTGGCGAACAAGTACGGCTTGAAGGAGGAAATGGCAGGATGGCGCAACACTCTTCCCTACGGTGCTGGACGGCGTATCTGCCTCGGCACGCAGGTCGCCGAGAACAGCCTGTCCATCAATA TTCCCAAGCTCCTGTGGGCGTTCGACTTTGAACCGgtcggcgagatggacgtcAACAAGTTTGAGCCGGGCCACCTTACTGCGCCGGTGGAGTTCAAGTGTCATTTCCGGCCGCGGAATGCGCATATTGAAGAGACCATTGTTAGCGAGTatgaggaggcgcgcgagttGTTGTCCCAGTTCGAGTTTGATTAG
- a CDS encoding uncharacterized protein (STAS domain) → MPRDPAPHPGTSPELYLSNSELDHRGRSSTSAFSRLDLGPSAGTNAGRRVSTPDALVSKLFRRLSMDQTEHQPVPPVMTPNIEEGDETDDPDDVFGSSHTSRAIRESTNRLASMSFTAPSPLSSGIPLRRGSSTSGGAALDLSLSQPQGSAQGSVSPQAGPSGLSVLMDRGRATDSRETTPHAMPAILVEDEGANLSSQSSATKDRARSHSSHIHIRPGLEGVQEVDEDNMADSELRRFLASGEPPSERTPLLGNKDTWAQRTATDLHAARTSLSKYSAKELATMAIREPVKALPAVVLGLLLNVLDGVSYGMILFPVSKYYPDYGSLGVSMFFVSCITAQLTYSLGGSIFKGGNGSMMIEAVPFYHIICMFIISEIGDNAAAIVATTMVSFALSSILTGLIFLALGYFRLGSLIGYFPRHILVGCIGGVGVFLFITGLQVSLGVSGAEFKYDLPTLKLFFANFHSIMLWGLPLALAVLLRVITHFFHHELIFPAYFLILPAIFYVIVAIGGWDWQYLRDQKWVFDVGQNVQPWYSFYAGFRFNLVNWRVVWAAMPTQLALVFFGILHVPLNVPALGVSLAEDNVSLNRELVAHGVSNLASGMAGSVPNYLCYVNTVLFYRVGGDSHLAGLMLAAATAFVMYLGPAVIGYLPITVVAALIYVLGIDLMVESLWDTRHRVNKLEYITIFVIAICMTAFDFVIGLFIGIILACVFFVVQSSRRRPIRTVLSGSTAKSTVRRPRAQRAFIQRVGSQTCVMKLQGFLFFGTIGVVEDEIRKLLDIAEWEHNPIRFLVIDFALVSGLDFSSAEAFVRIQRLLAAKDVLLILCGAAPHSAVGTALRAVDLWADQEGTRVEVFGSLNDALEWTENTYLTAFYDNQVKAKGDTPAPRTIDLPKVQRMPFTLAESFSNSPRRTHLARAGDATLPVYVADIEEPRPAAAQPLGILMQTMGCYMDAPEDFFSQFAPYFARVSAPAGTTLWRQGEAADGLYLIESGSLRATYEYNAEDRVLETMVAGTVAGDLSTLSETTRNATVVAERDAVLWKLAPSSLAKMEKDKPEAAAMFVKIVLKAAVEEVDVVTSHLIAVLS, encoded by the exons atgccGCGCGACCCCGCCCCCCATCCGGGCACGTCGCCCGAGTTATATCTCTCCAAttccgagctcgaccaccGTGGCCGCAGCAGCACCTCCGCATTTAGCCGCCTCGACTTGGGTCCCAGTGCAGGCACCAACGCTGGTAGAAGGGTTAGCACCCCCGACGCACTGGTCAGCAAGCTCTTCCGCCGGCTCAGCATGGACCAAACCGAGCATCAACCCGTGCCACCGGTGATGACGCCGAAtatcgaggagggcgacgagacgGATGACCC cgacgacgtctTTGGGTCTAGCCACACATCACGCGCCATCCGAGAGAGCACCAACCGCCTGGCTAGCATGAGCTTTACCGCCCCGTCCCCGCTCTCCAGTGGTATTCCCCTGCGCCGCGGGAGCAGCACATCGGGTGGCGCGGCTCTCgacctctccctctcacAGCCCCAAGGTTCAGCCCAAGGCTCAGTTTCACCGCAAGCGGGGCCCAGCGGTCTCAGTGTATTGATGGACCGCGGGCGAGCTACCGACTCTAGAGAGACGACGCCACACGCCATGCCAGCCATCCTAGTCGAAGACGAGGGCGCAAATCTCTCATCGCAATCTTCTGCTACTAAAGACAGAGCACGCTCTCACTCGTCGCACATTCACATTCGCCCAggcctcgagggcgtaCAGGAAGTCGACGAAGACAACATGGCAGACTCGGAACTGCGTCGCTTCCTCGCAAGCGGTGAACCGCCCAGCGAACGCACCCCTCTCCTGGGCAACAAGGACACCTGGGCCCAACGCACCGCCACCGACCTGCACGCCGCACGCACCTCGCTCTCCAAGTACTcggccaaggagctcgCGACCATGGCCATCCGCGAACCGGTCAAGGCCCTCCCCGCCGtcgttctcggcctcctcctgaacgtccttgacggcgtGTCTTACGGCATGATCCTCTTCCCCGTCTCCAAGTACTACCCCGACTATGGGAGTCTGGGTGTGAGCATGTTCTTCGTGAGCTGCATCACCGCGCAACTCACCTACTCGCTTGGCGGGAGTATCTTCAAGGGTGGAAACGGGAGCATGATGATCGAAGCCGTCCCGTTCTACCACATCATCTGTATGTTCATCATCTCCGAGATTGGCgacaacgccgccgccatcgtcgcGACGACCATGGTTTCGTTTGCCTTGAGCTCGATCCTCACAGGCCTCATCTTCTTAGCGCTGGGCTACTTCAGACTCGGCAGCCTGATCGGATACTTCCCGCGCCACATCCTTGTGGGATGCATCGGTGGTGTTGGCGTGTTCCTCTTCATCACTGGCCTACAGGTGTCGCTCGGCGTCTCTGGAGCCGAATTCAAGTACGACCTGCCCACGCTCAAGCTCTTCTTCGCAAACTTCCACAGCATCATGTTGTGGGGACTgccgctcgccctcgccgtcctcctccgcgttATCACCCACTTCTTCCACCACGAGCTCATCTTCCCTGCCTacttcctcatccttccCGCCATCTTCTACGTTATTGTTGCCATCGGCGGATGGGATTGGCAGTACCTCCGCGACCAGAAGTGGGTGTTCGACGTCGGCCAGAACGTTCAGCCGTGGTACTCATTCTACGCCGGCTTCAGGTTTAACCTCGTCAACTGGCGTGTGGTCTGGGCTGCCATGCCGAcgcagctcgccctcgtcttcttcggcATTCTCCACGTGCCCTTAAACGTGcctgcgctcggcgtctcGCTCGCAGAGGACAATGTCAGCCTCAATAGAGAGCTGGTTGCCCACGGAGtctccaacctcgcctCGGGCATGGCTGGGTCTGTTCCGAACTACCTCTGCTACGTCAACACGGTCCTCTTCTATCGCGTCGGCGGAGACTCGCATCTCGCGGGCCTCAtgctcgcggccgccacTGCGTTCGTAATGTACCTCGGCCCAGCCGTCATCGGTTACCTCCCTATCAcggtcgtcgccgcgctcatcTACGTACTGGGCATTGACCTCATGGTTGAATCGCTCTGGGACACGCGGCACCGCGTCAACAAACTCGAGTACATCACTATCTTTGTCATTGCTATCTGCATGACCGCATTCGACTTTGTCATCGGCCTCTTCATCGGCATCATCCTCGCTTGCGTCTTCTTCGTCGTCCAGAGCTCGCGCCGCAGACCGATCCGTACCGTCCTCAGCGGCTCTACCGCCAAGTCGACAGTGCGCCGCCCTAGAGCCCAGCGTGCGTTCATCCAGCGTGTCGGCTCCCAGACGTGCGTGATGAAGCTCCAGggcttcctcttcttcggcACGATCGGCGTcgttgaggacgagatcCGCAAACTTCTCGACATCGCCGAGTGGGAGCACAATCCGATCCGCTTCCTGGTCATCGACTTTGCACTCGTCAGCGGTCTGGACTTTAGCTCAGCTGAGGCCTTTGTGCGCATCCAGCGCCTTCTCGCGGCAAAGGACGTGCTCCTCATTCTGTGCGGTGCTGCGCCGCATTCGGCGGTCGGGACGGCTCTCCGCGCCGTCGATCTCTGGGCCGACCAGGAGGGCACACGTGTCGAGGTGTTTGGCTCACTCAacgacgccctcgagtGGACCGAAAACACCTACTTGACTGCTTTCTACGACAACcaggtcaaggccaagggcgaTACGCCCGCCCCTCGCACCATCGATCTTCCCAAGGTCCAGCGCATGCCGTTCACACTCGCCGAGAGCTTCAGCAactcgccgcggcgcacCCACCTCGCACGTGCTGGCGACGCCACTCTGCCTG TTTATGTCGCGGACATTGAGGAGCCCCGTcctgccgccgcccaacccctcgGCATACTCATGCAGACGATGGGATGCTACATGGACGCTCCCGAGGACTTCTTCTCCCAGTTCGCCCCGTACTTTGCCCGCGTCTCTGCGCCGGCTGGCACGACCCTGTGGCgccagggcgaggcggccgacggGCTCTACCTCATCGAAAGCGGATCCCTGCGCGCAACGTACGAGTACAATGCCGAGGACCGCGTCCTGGAGACCATGGTGGCCGGCACGGTCGCCGGCGACCTGAGCACGCTGAGCGAAACGACGCGCAATGCTACCGTTGTCGCCGAACGCGACGCCGTGCTGTGGAAGCTTGCACCCAGCTCGCTTGCCAAGATGGAGAAGGACAAGCCCGAGGCTGCGGCCATGTTTGTCAAGATTGTTCTGAAGG ccgccgtcgaggaagtTGACGTCGTGACCTCGCACCTGATTGCTGTCCTGTCGTAA